From Deferrisoma camini S3R1, the proteins below share one genomic window:
- a CDS encoding ATP-binding protein, which translates to MSVRTRLVWLVLASLAPFLGLTGWDLLEQHRELSSALEVEAQVRARIYAAYVHHAVDDARTLTNSVASAAELLLAHPERCAGLLARLAWPGRTSLASLAVLDEIGHVVCSNRSPETDLDASHRDYFQRTSTAADPVVAGPIRCRIAGRVGLPMAAPIRDERGGIRGAVVAVIDLGTPGSPEAVPGTGDDEYLTVTEAGVVVACQPGGRAWAGRSMAGSALLGALRSGGAVARVQGLDGRVRVYAWNRVDLPGGSAGALWAVAGVSPEPAALGLRRDLFRSFVWGLASLALAVGLAAGVARTGVTRPLERLVSATRALQRGDRGPLSALTESPGEFGYLASVLDELADVQETQLARIQTLAGRYRALVEKGPAAVFEIHRSLLAPDRWVLGYVSPQAESLVGVPGVKLRANPEVWQRCLPEPERRAAGRVLDRLASRGRPRAYEHRLLRPDGSVVWVHTRFLPVAAHGGRPSLLGVIVDVDRRKRAEEAAVTYARSLEESNRELERFAYVASHDLREPLRVVASYVQLLERRYGGRLDPPAREFIAFAVEGVRRMEAMIESLLEYSRVSTRGLPPEPVEAAACLAEARANLGRLIKESGARIEAGPLPRVRVDRQQLVRVFQNLLANAVRFRGDEAPRIRVEAGPRNGMWEFRVRDNGRGIPPERAEEVFLWFRRLGGAKGPAGAGMGLPICRRIVERHGGSTWIEPEPGGGTCVVFTLPRLGPEPETGSGT; encoded by the coding sequence ATGTCCGTGCGAACACGACTGGTTTGGCTCGTTCTGGCTTCCCTGGCTCCCTTCCTGGGCCTCACCGGGTGGGACCTTCTCGAACAGCATCGGGAACTCTCGTCCGCGCTCGAGGTGGAGGCGCAGGTGCGGGCGCGGATCTACGCGGCGTACGTGCACCACGCGGTGGACGACGCCCGGACGCTCACGAACTCCGTTGCCTCCGCCGCGGAACTCCTCCTCGCCCACCCGGAGCGGTGCGCCGGGCTGCTCGCGCGTCTCGCCTGGCCCGGGCGAACCTCACTCGCATCCCTCGCGGTCCTTGATGAGATCGGCCACGTAGTCTGCAGCAACCGGAGCCCCGAGACAGACCTCGACGCCAGCCACCGCGACTACTTTCAACGAACCAGCACCGCGGCGGATCCGGTCGTGGCCGGCCCCATCCGGTGCCGCATCGCGGGCCGGGTTGGCCTGCCGATGGCGGCGCCCATCCGGGACGAGCGCGGGGGGATCCGGGGCGCGGTGGTGGCCGTGATCGACCTGGGCACTCCGGGGAGCCCGGAGGCGGTTCCCGGGACGGGGGACGACGAGTACCTGACCGTGACGGAAGCCGGGGTCGTGGTGGCCTGCCAGCCGGGCGGCCGGGCATGGGCCGGCCGGAGCATGGCCGGGTCAGCCCTGCTGGGGGCGCTGCGGTCGGGGGGCGCGGTGGCCAGAGTCCAGGGGCTGGATGGGAGGGTGCGGGTCTACGCGTGGAATAGGGTGGATCTGCCCGGTGGTTCAGCGGGGGCCCTGTGGGCGGTCGCCGGGGTGTCCCCCGAGCCCGCCGCCCTGGGGCTCCGGCGGGACCTGTTCCGGAGCTTTGTGTGGGGGCTGGCAAGTCTCGCCCTGGCCGTGGGGCTTGCGGCCGGCGTGGCCCGCACGGGGGTGACCCGGCCCCTTGAGCGGCTCGTGTCCGCCACCCGGGCCCTCCAGCGGGGGGACAGGGGCCCCCTCTCGGCCCTGACCGAGAGCCCCGGCGAGTTCGGCTACCTGGCCTCGGTGCTCGACGAGTTGGCTGACGTGCAGGAAACCCAGCTTGCCCGAATCCAGACCCTTGCGGGCCGCTACCGGGCCCTCGTAGAGAAGGGTCCGGCCGCCGTTTTCGAGATCCACCGCTCGCTGCTCGCGCCCGACCGCTGGGTGCTCGGGTACGTGAGCCCCCAGGCGGAGTCCCTGGTCGGGGTGCCAGGCGTGAAGCTGCGGGCCAACCCGGAAGTCTGGCAGCGGTGCCTCCCGGAGCCGGAGCGACGGGCCGCGGGGCGGGTGCTGGACCGTCTGGCGTCCCGGGGACGCCCCCGGGCGTACGAGCACCGCCTGCTGCGGCCCGACGGGAGCGTGGTCTGGGTGCACACCCGGTTCCTGCCGGTGGCCGCCCACGGAGGACGGCCGAGCCTGCTCGGGGTCATCGTGGACGTGGACCGGCGCAAGCGGGCCGAGGAGGCAGCCGTGACCTATGCCCGTAGCCTGGAGGAGAGCAACCGGGAGCTCGAGCGGTTCGCTTACGTGGCGTCCCACGACCTCAGGGAACCCCTGCGGGTCGTGGCGAGTTACGTGCAGCTCTTAGAGCGGCGGTACGGTGGGCGGCTGGACCCCCCGGCCCGGGAGTTCATCGCCTTCGCCGTGGAGGGGGTGCGGCGTATGGAGGCCATGATCGAGTCGCTCCTCGAGTACTCCAGGGTGTCGACGCGGGGGCTGCCCCCGGAACCGGTGGAAGCGGCCGCATGCCTGGCCGAGGCCCGGGCCAACCTCGGCCGGTTGATCAAGGAGTCGGGCGCCCGGATCGAGGCGGGGCCCCTGCCCCGGGTGAGGGTCGACCGGCAACAGCTGGTGCGGGTGTTCCAGAACCTGCTGGCGAACGCGGTGCGGTTCCGGGGGGACGAGGCGCCTCGCATCCGGGTGGAGGCGGGCCCCCGGAACGGAATGTGGGAGTTCCGGGTCCGGGACAACGGCCGCGGCATCCCCCCGGAACGGGCCGAGGAGGTGTTCCTGTGGTTTCGCCGGCTGGGGGGGGCGAAGGGACCGGCGGGCGCCGGGATGGGCCTGCCCATCTGCCGCCGCATCGTGGAGCGGCACGGCGGCAGCACCTGGATCGAGCCAGAGCCCGGGGGGGGTACCTGTGTGGTCTTCACACTGCCGCGGCTCGGACCGGAACCGGAAACGGGGAGTGGGACATGA
- a CDS encoding response regulator, with translation MSGIPNGSRVPEVLLVEDDPAHAHLFQEAAREAGVSVRIARAASAEEAWARLADPKREPPRVVFLDLNLPGKGGRELLVELKQHPKLRQVPVVVLSCSNDPDDVKACYRAYANAYVVKPCGWEDLVRLVRSSLEFWVAEALPWTGHGARAGCGGWRPM, from the coding sequence ATGAGCGGGATCCCAAACGGCAGCCGGGTTCCCGAGGTGCTCCTCGTTGAGGACGACCCGGCCCACGCCCACCTGTTCCAGGAAGCCGCCCGGGAGGCGGGGGTGTCCGTGCGGATCGCACGTGCAGCGAGCGCCGAGGAGGCGTGGGCGCGGCTGGCCGACCCGAAACGAGAGCCGCCCCGGGTTGTCTTTCTGGACCTGAACCTGCCCGGAAAGGGGGGCCGGGAACTCTTGGTCGAGCTGAAACAGCACCCGAAGCTGCGCCAGGTTCCGGTGGTCGTGCTGTCGTGTTCCAATGACCCGGACGACGTGAAGGCGTGCTACCGGGCCTACGCAAACGCCTACGTGGTAAAGCCCTGCGGCTGGGAGGACCTCGTGCGGCTGGTCCGGAGCAGCCTGGAGTTTTGGGTGGCCGAGGCCCTGCCCTGGACGGGCCACGG